Part of the Cloacibacillus sp. genome is shown below.
GCGAAAAAACCTTGACTCTTATGGGCGCTTTCGCTCCACGCTCGACACTGGAAAACAAAAAATGCTGCTCGCGGAGCTGCAAAGGCTCACAGCCCGCATGGAGCCGGGAATCACGGCGGCGGCGGTGCTCGTTGAGAATAAAAGCGGCAAGGTGCGCGGTTACATTGGCAACGCAAAAGAGGGAACAAACTTCGCGCAGGCGTGGGTAGACTGCGCCGCGTCGCCGCGTTCGCCCGGTTCCGCGCTCAAACCATTCGTCTATGCGCTTGCCTTTGAATCTGGGGCGGCGGCGCCAGATACGATGATAGCCGACGTGCCCTCCAACGCGGCAAACGGCGGGACACGAAACTTTGACAGGCTCTTTCGCGGCCCAGTCTCCGCGCGCACGGCCCTTTGCGATTCGCTCAACGTGCCGGCCGTGAAGATGCTGCAAATGGCGGGGATGGAAAATACGCTCGCGCTCCTTCAGCGCCTCGGCTTTAAATCGCTGACAAAAGAGGCCAAATGGTATGGAGAAAGCCTGGCACTCGGAGGCTGCGAAGTCTCTTTGCTGGAACTGGCGCGCGCCTACAGAACTCTCGCAAACGGCGGCGCGGACTCGCCTCTTTTATGGAACGAGCGGGGCAGACCGGCCAGCGGGAGTCAAGTAATCTCAGAGGCCGCGGCGGCGCTCACGCTTGACATATTAAAAGATACGCGGCGCAACCTGCCTACCTTCGGAGAGGCGGACGCGGACGGAAAAATCATCGCCTTCAAGACGGGCACCTCCTACGGCCTGCGCGACGCGTGGACCGCGGCGGTAACCCCGGAATGGACGCTCATCGTCTGGGCGGGCGACCCAAGCGGCAAGCCGCACCGCAGCCTCGTTGGCCTCTCGGCGGCAGCGCCCGCGGCCGTCAGCATAATGCTCAAACTGACGCCAAAGGGCGCAAAATGGTTCGACCTTCCGCCGTCCGTATCAAAGGCCCAACTCTGCCCGCTCTCCGGCGCGCCAAGAAACCAGTGGTGCCCCCAGAGCAAAACCGGTCTTCGCATCGGCGGCATCTCAAACAGCGAACCGTGCGCGCTGCACGTTATGAAAAACGGCGAAATAAAGACAGAATGGCCGGAAGAGCTGGCGCGCTTTTTCGCAAACCGCGGCGGAGCGCAGCGGGCCGGCCTTGTCATAACCTCGCCAAAAAACGGCGCGGCCTACTTTATCGCGGCCGAAAAACTGCTCCTCACATCAGAGGGCGGGCGCGGCCCCGTCTACTGGTTCGCAGATGGAGAGCTGATAGGAACGGTGGACGGAGGGAGCTCCGTCTCATGGACGATGAAGCCCGGAAAACATAAAATCTCCGCCGCCGACGAATACGGCGCCTCAGACGAAAAAGAGATAACGGTGAGAAGCCTAAAAAACTCCGAAACCGACGACCTTCCTCTGCTTGAAGAAAATTGACTTTACAAATCTACGCCGCGCTCTTTAGTGCGTGCAGCGCCATGTCCTATATTTCTTGACAGCCTCCATGTATGCCATCTGAATAGCCTTCTGCGACGAGCCAAGGTACGAGGCGCGTATAAGTTCCAACAGTTCTGTGTCAACCTCCGCCAATGACCTGCCAAGCAGGAGCTCGCGTATAAAGGTATTAGTTGCGGGCAGCAAGACCGTAACATCAAGGTCAACTATCGTTCCGCTTTCAGCATCAACGATAAAAACTATAAAAAAATGAGAAAAACGCGCGGTAATCGGATTCTTCTGCTGAGTACGCGCATTCCCCGTTATACAAAGTTTTTTTATCTGCAAGAAACTCACTCCTTTTGTTTCAGTGAAAAAGTTATCTCCACATGATTTTATTATAACGTGAGGCGCGAAAAAGGGCAGGCTTTTCTTGATATATTTAGTTAATATTAATCAATCATATACCACTCTTTACATAAGATATTTCGCTCTATAATGACCCTTTCATAGGTGATCCGTCGGCTAAATGGTATGATTAGAGCGAGAGCTATGGTTCATTTTTAACTAAGTCGATTCTTGGAGGCGTCACATGAATAAGAAAACTTTTTTATTTGGCGGTTATTCACAGTTCCCACAGGGCACACCGGGACATGAAATCTACAAGTATTTTGGCATTGGTTTCGAAGTAGATCCTGATACGTGGGATATTGTGGACGTGTCATCTACCTTCCTCACTGATTTAAGCTCAAAATTCCTCTGTTCTATATTCGTCGGAAAGAATATTAAAAACAGCGGCGTTGCAGAGGGCATCAAAGAATTTGAGGCGAGATATTTTTGCAAGGGAAAGAAAACCATCATAGCAGCCATAATTGACGCGGAAAAAAGTTACTTGAATTTTTTAACGCAATAGCTGACGCGGCAGAACCGGCTGTAGTTCGTTTGCAGTCACGCGTATTTTATTCCCACCACCGAGCGGCCTCTTGAGAGGAAACAAAGGCTCCCAGAGCTATTTAAGTTTAGTCTTAAATCGGCTCTGGGAGCATTATCGGTGTATGACAGGTTAGATACCGGTCGGCGGTTCTAAGGAGACGACAGCTCTTTTAATCTTCGTTCATTCTGCTCTCAGCTTGATAGACGCGCCCCTCTTTCATCACAAAGGCGCAGTCTCTCAGTGCATCAGGGTCTGTCAGCAAATTTCTTTTCCAGCCTGCAATATCGGCATATTTCCCTGGCTCTAGAGTACCGGCCTTGTCCGCTATCTCGCATATCTCCGCGTTAACTTTGGTTGCAGCGTGAAGGATGCGGAAGGGGTTCATTCCATTACTAAGCCACGCGTTGTATTCCCATCCGCACTCATGGTTGTTGTGGACAGTCACCAAATCGGTCCCATATCCCAATTTTATATTGCTCCCTATTATAATTTCTCTGCCTTTCTGCAAGCGCTCCTGGTACAGCTCCAGCTTTCTCCTAAAAAATGGATCTTTTTTGGCCATGCTCTTTGAATCAGGATGTATCACATCTTCGTAGGGACAGAATGTAGGAACAAGATAGGTCCCTGTATCCTCAAACATTTTTGCCGTTTCTTTATCCATCAAAGAGCCGTGTTCCATTCCTGTTATCCCAAAACCCATCAGTTTCTGCATTAGGGCGGGAGCATAAACATGAGCCGTTGTGGATATTTTGACCTCTTTCGCCGTATCAAATATCGCTTTGAGTTCAGCGTCGTTCAACTGTATATCCTCAGGGCTGTCATTGGGAGAGGCAAAACCACCCGTCGCCATTATCTTTAAGAAATCATATCCCATTTTTCGTTCCCGACGGACAATTCCGGTAAAGAAATCAGCTCCATTTCCAATCGCTGGATAGAGACTTGCCATATAGTCGGAAAGATAAGGATTATTTCTCACTACCTGCGTCATATCCCCGTGGCTTCCCGGGGTGCAGATGACATGAGAGGATACGACCATTCTCGAACCTTCGATATGCCCCTCTTCAATGGCGCGCTTCACATCCAGTTCGTAGGCCTCTCTGGCCCACCCAAGAGAACGTATGGTAGTAAATCCGCCCAGCAATGTTTTTCTGGCGCAGGCTGCAGTGGCAAGAGCGCGGTAACCGTCGGAATTAAAGATAGTGTCAGAGGCATAGACATCTTTCCAATAAAAATATTGGGGGTGTACGTGAGCGTCGATCATTCCAGGCGTGACGGTCAGGTCAGAGAGGTCTGTTATCTCTGTTCCTTCCGGACAAGGCAGATTATATCCGATCTCTTTTATAAATTTTCCCTCTATAAGGACTTCCTTATCCTTTTGAAATTCAGCCTTTATACCATCATAGAGCTTGCCGCATTTTATTTTTTTAAAATTACCGGACATTTCAAAAGCCACCCTTCTGTTAATTTCCTACATCGCCACTTTCTTGCTGGGGAAAATGTTGCTGAAAATCAATAGCGCAAGAATTGCCAGCGGAGCGGCGATAATTATACCATTAAGCCCCATT
Proteins encoded:
- the pbpC gene encoding penicillin-binding protein 1C → MPLSKPFKKAAQQISVPTKHLCKRMTKAEKTAAVILLAALLIRGLLAASLPMERIKDRPASLVVTDKEGAPLRGTLASDGEWRLPVPLAEMGKWMPAAAVEIEDRRFYSHMGVDLPAIFRALRQNIENGRVVSGASTITSQVIRLSVERKRTPVNKILEFIQATALESRLTKEEILEIYLNSVPFGGNTRGVEAAARTWFGKPAKELSLAEAALLTGLLRGPAYYRPDRHPLRARELRDRLIDTLRERGLATDEEARRAKSEPLPQARQAIASAHIQAAAKAAQYGEARKNLDSYGRFRSTLDTGKQKMLLAELQRLTARMEPGITAAAVLVENKSGKVRGYIGNAKEGTNFAQAWVDCAASPRSPGSALKPFVYALAFESGAAAPDTMIADVPSNAANGGTRNFDRLFRGPVSARTALCDSLNVPAVKMLQMAGMENTLALLQRLGFKSLTKEAKWYGESLALGGCEVSLLELARAYRTLANGGADSPLLWNERGRPASGSQVISEAAAALTLDILKDTRRNLPTFGEADADGKIIAFKTGTSYGLRDAWTAAVTPEWTLIVWAGDPSGKPHRSLVGLSAAAPAAVSIMLKLTPKGAKWFDLPPSVSKAQLCPLSGAPRNQWCPQSKTGLRIGGISNSEPCALHVMKNGEIKTEWPEELARFFANRGGAQRAGLVITSPKNGAAYFIAAEKLLLTSEGGRGPVYWFADGELIGTVDGGSSVSWTMKPGKHKISAADEYGASDEKEITVRSLKNSETDDLPLLEEN
- a CDS encoding DUF3870 domain-containing protein; this translates as MQIKKLCITGNARTQQKNPITARFSHFFIVFIVDAESGTIVDLDVTVLLPATNTFIRELLLGRSLAEVDTELLELIRASYLGSSQKAIQMAYMEAVKKYRTWRCTH
- a CDS encoding DUF3870 domain-containing protein, with product MNKKTFLFGGYSQFPQGTPGHEIYKYFGIGFEVDPDTWDIVDVSSTFLTDLSSKFLCSIFVGKNIKNSGVAEGIKEFEARYFCKGKKTIIAAIIDAEKSYLNFLTQ
- a CDS encoding amidohydrolase family protein, whose product is MAFEMSGNFKKIKCGKLYDGIKAEFQKDKEVLIEGKFIKEIGYNLPCPEGTEITDLSDLTVTPGMIDAHVHPQYFYWKDVYASDTIFNSDGYRALATAACARKTLLGGFTTIRSLGWAREAYELDVKRAIEEGHIEGSRMVVSSHVICTPGSHGDMTQVVRNNPYLSDYMASLYPAIGNGADFFTGIVRRERKMGYDFLKIMATGGFASPNDSPEDIQLNDAELKAIFDTAKEVKISTTAHVYAPALMQKLMGFGITGMEHGSLMDKETAKMFEDTGTYLVPTFCPYEDVIHPDSKSMAKKDPFFRRKLELYQERLQKGREIIIGSNIKLGYGTDLVTVHNNHECGWEYNAWLSNGMNPFRILHAATKVNAEICEIADKAGTLEPGKYADIAGWKRNLLTDPDALRDCAFVMKEGRVYQAESRMNED